A section of the Spirosoma pollinicola genome encodes:
- a CDS encoding GumC family protein, giving the protein MSTEVFLRVLKQHIFWFILIPCVTAGTAVYVTRNEPKIYRSQATLYTGLVSRYSLLSDKQNSYTDRSASAFDNILTTLNSRETLLQIGIGLLSDHLRLRQPDTLILGEAGFQKLHQVITPAYESLFYIAGDSALLHRTIDSLAKASTSNPIKTLLLKSDSYYSSQHLSENIKATARKNTNDVLLMEYESDDPAVAQRTLHYAIDILNQRYSTLKTSETNSVVGYYEDKLQKAKEKLAQAEASLRAFSSRHQVLDYDEEARTVASSREALKNEYSQELMRKNAAKASLDALNRRMGQQGSIRSANNDLNDKQKKLTDAESKLANARAYGQPKQVITQLQATVAQAQEDLKVSAQKYDATANSADAVPTQTVANDRLTKSLEYEESSARLALYQNRMAEFQAKTNEYGPLGSQLRQLNRDLAVAEKEYLDLLQNVDQSRTRRQDVAIGGTLEIMDAPDFPLMPLPSKRVQLIAIGLGVGLFIALLLTALRFWLDKRIQSPEQAEAMVGMPVTALFPTVKKPLVYSRTTRASRSMFEQLFNAINIEVSQNNTKAYPPIVTLFSIRSKQGKT; this is encoded by the coding sequence ATGTCAACCGAGGTCTTTTTGCGGGTACTAAAACAGCATATTTTCTGGTTTATTCTGATTCCCTGTGTAACAGCAGGTACGGCAGTTTACGTTACGCGCAATGAACCAAAGATTTACAGATCGCAGGCAACACTGTACACAGGTCTGGTATCGCGTTATTCGTTATTGTCAGATAAACAGAATTCCTATACAGATCGGTCGGCCAGCGCCTTTGATAATATACTGACGACCCTGAATTCGCGGGAAACCCTGCTCCAGATCGGTATTGGCCTTCTGAGCGACCATTTGCGTCTTCGGCAACCCGACACACTCATATTAGGTGAGGCTGGTTTTCAGAAACTGCACCAGGTAATAACGCCCGCCTATGAAAGCCTGTTTTACATTGCCGGAGATTCTGCACTCCTGCATCGGACTATAGACAGCCTGGCAAAAGCATCGACCAGTAATCCGATAAAAACCTTATTACTTAAGTCAGACTCCTACTACTCCAGTCAACATTTATCCGAAAACATCAAAGCAACCGCTCGCAAGAATACAAACGATGTGCTGTTGATGGAGTATGAATCTGACGATCCGGCGGTGGCCCAGCGAACGCTTCATTATGCCATCGATATATTAAATCAACGGTACTCGACACTCAAGACGTCTGAAACGAATTCAGTTGTAGGCTATTACGAAGATAAGCTTCAAAAAGCCAAGGAGAAACTGGCTCAGGCTGAAGCGAGCCTGCGGGCTTTTAGTTCAAGGCATCAGGTACTGGATTATGATGAAGAAGCCCGTACTGTAGCGTCATCGCGCGAGGCCTTAAAAAACGAATACAGTCAGGAGTTGATGCGAAAGAATGCGGCTAAAGCATCGCTCGATGCGCTCAATCGGCGTATGGGGCAGCAGGGCAGCATTCGCTCGGCCAATAATGACCTGAATGACAAGCAAAAGAAATTAACCGACGCAGAAAGCAAACTGGCCAATGCCAGGGCATATGGACAGCCTAAACAGGTAATAACCCAGTTGCAGGCCACAGTGGCTCAGGCTCAGGAAGACCTTAAAGTTAGCGCACAAAAGTATGATGCAACGGCTAATTCCGCCGATGCTGTGCCAACACAAACGGTGGCGAATGATCGACTAACTAAATCGCTGGAATACGAAGAATCGTCGGCCAGGTTGGCGTTGTACCAGAATCGCATGGCTGAATTCCAGGCAAAAACGAACGAGTACGGTCCGTTGGGCTCTCAACTTCGCCAATTAAACCGCGATCTGGCCGTTGCCGAAAAAGAATACCTCGACTTATTGCAAAATGTCGATCAGTCGCGCACGCGTCGGCAGGATGTAGCTATTGGCGGCACGCTTGAAATAATGGATGCGCCGGATTTTCCACTTATGCCACTACCGTCTAAACGGGTGCAATTAATAGCGATTGGATTAGGTGTTGGGCTCTTCATTGCGCTGCTGTTGACTGCCCTGCGTTTCTGGCTGGATAAGCGAATTCAGTCACCGGAACAAGCCGAAGCGATGGTGGGCATGCCTGTTACGGCTCTGTTTCCAACGGTTAAAAAGCCGCTCGTTTACTCTCGAACGACCCGTGCATCGAGGAGTATGTTTGAGCAACTTTTCAATGCCATTAATATTGAGGTCTCTCAGAACAACACCAAAGCTTATCCGCCAATTGTTACGCTGTTCAGCATCAGGTCAAAACAGGGCAAAACCTAG
- a CDS encoding TolC family protein, producing MFRINSSVFTVKFGFQVRTSLFLIIGLLAFTASFGQSRGGRGLVSFGPSSGLADDTLYLDINQDIAVQLMPFDDIMKVAVAHSPLIKYQNEVSNSLSSSYEVAKVQILQNVAGFANYSTGTQSIISSGTTTITGRDALGQIANGYRVGVDVRLPLYELFGRKHQVRQAYSNYRASVVQKEILELQLKRDLIGIYQDMITTQQLLKINLIDEQASLASLRVAEAEIQKGRITAENMATITSRYVQAKSASELVKGNFLKNVHYFEALVGMPIQRLKRN from the coding sequence ATGTTCAGGATAAATAGTAGTGTATTCACCGTAAAATTTGGCTTTCAAGTCAGGACCAGCCTTTTTTTAATAATTGGACTGCTTGCATTCACAGCCTCATTCGGGCAAAGCAGGGGTGGGCGGGGACTGGTTTCTTTTGGCCCTTCTTCCGGTCTGGCAGACGACACCTTATATCTTGATATCAATCAGGATATAGCCGTTCAATTGATGCCATTTGACGACATTATGAAAGTAGCGGTGGCGCATTCACCACTCATTAAATACCAGAATGAGGTATCTAATTCACTTAGCTCGTCCTATGAGGTTGCCAAAGTTCAGATTCTGCAGAACGTAGCCGGCTTTGCAAATTACTCGACCGGAACTCAGTCGATTATTTCTTCGGGTACCACAACAATTACCGGCCGTGATGCCCTCGGTCAGATCGCCAATGGGTATCGGGTTGGGGTGGATGTCAGGCTACCGCTTTATGAACTGTTTGGGCGAAAACACCAGGTACGGCAGGCCTACTCAAATTACCGGGCATCGGTTGTTCAGAAGGAAATTCTTGAGCTGCAATTGAAACGTGATCTGATTGGTATTTACCAGGATATGATTACGACTCAGCAACTCTTAAAAATCAACCTTATTGATGAACAGGCTTCACTGGCATCGCTTCGGGTGGCTGAAGCAGAAATTCAAAAAGGACGGATTACAGCCGAAAATATGGCAACCATAACCAGCCGGTATGTGCAGGCTAAATCGGCATCGGAACTGGTGAAGGGGAATTTTCTAAAGAACGTACACTATTTTGAAGCGCTGGTGGGTATGCCTATTCAGCGGTTGAAACGTAACTAA
- a CDS encoding glycosyltransferase family 2 protein: MIIIYYTYLVLLGISALNVLYWLVFSVAGRLGRADDSDVISSPSVFRKIGVLIPAYKEDTVIVDSVTENLKQNYPADRFELIVIADSFQPQTLAKLATMPVKVLQVSFEVSTVAKAINSALSRLPLDQYDILMVSDADNHMAPDFLSRINNAFAQGWRAVQGHRVAKNINTSVAVLDAISEEINNHIFRKASRVLGLSSATIGSGMAFEPNSMKAAMATQNTIGGYDKELETNIVISGNTIAYLEDAFIYDEKVANRAVFQNQRTRWVAAQWQFVKVYFWTGIREILRGHWGAGFKVIQAVFLPKILLLGLLAACIGMGGLTGQSMLWKIPLVLLLVLCGSLAISVPAHLWKRITFRELLLIPLLLLSFVRAVLNMRKAFKRFIHTPHTNTSSTRVP, translated from the coding sequence ATGATCATCATTTACTACACTTACCTCGTTTTGTTAGGAATTAGTGCCCTCAATGTTTTATACTGGCTTGTGTTCTCTGTAGCAGGGCGCCTAGGGCGGGCAGATGACAGCGATGTGATTTCATCACCCTCAGTTTTTAGGAAAATAGGTGTTCTTATTCCGGCCTATAAAGAGGATACGGTTATCGTTGACTCAGTTACCGAAAATTTAAAACAAAACTATCCGGCAGATCGATTTGAGCTTATTGTCATTGCCGACTCGTTTCAACCTCAAACACTTGCTAAACTGGCAACTATGCCCGTTAAAGTGCTTCAAGTCTCGTTTGAAGTATCAACTGTGGCTAAAGCTATCAATTCGGCACTTTCCAGACTGCCACTGGATCAGTATGACATTCTGATGGTGTCGGACGCAGATAACCACATGGCACCGGATTTCCTGAGTCGAATTAACAACGCTTTTGCTCAGGGTTGGCGGGCAGTTCAGGGACATCGGGTGGCTAAAAATATCAATACAAGTGTGGCCGTTCTGGATGCCATTAGTGAAGAGATTAACAATCACATTTTTAGAAAAGCAAGCCGGGTATTAGGCTTATCATCAGCAACGATCGGGTCGGGTATGGCCTTCGAGCCCAATAGTATGAAAGCCGCTATGGCTACTCAGAATACAATTGGTGGTTATGATAAAGAACTGGAAACCAATATTGTAATAAGTGGCAATACGATCGCTTACCTTGAAGATGCCTTTATTTACGACGAAAAAGTAGCTAATCGGGCAGTGTTCCAAAATCAGCGAACCCGGTGGGTAGCTGCACAGTGGCAGTTCGTGAAAGTTTACTTTTGGACAGGCATCCGGGAAATATTACGGGGGCACTGGGGGGCCGGTTTCAAAGTGATTCAGGCTGTTTTTCTGCCTAAAATACTGCTCCTTGGCCTGTTAGCTGCCTGTATTGGTATGGGCGGCCTTACTGGTCAGTCGATGTTGTGGAAAATACCCCTTGTTTTACTGCTTGTCTTGTGCGGTAGTCTGGCTATTTCTGTACCTGCTCACTTATGGAAGCGAATTACTTTTCGGGAGTTACTGCTCATTCCGCTGCTATTATTAAGTTTTGTGCGGGCCGTTCTGAATATGCGAAAGGCATTTAAACGGTTTATCCATACACCACATACTAACACATCAAGCACTCGTGTGCCTTAA
- the frr gene encoding ribosome recycling factor encodes MEEIELFLDDAKDTMEKALKHLAIELTKIRAGKANAGMLDGIQIEYYGMLSPLHTVASVNTPDARTLVIRPFEKKLIGEVEKAIRNSNLGLNPNNDGEQIRLSIPPLTEERRRDLVKKVKQEVETAKINVRNIRKDTNDDIRKLTKDGVSEDAVKVGEERVQKLTDAFIARIEETFVAKEKDIMVV; translated from the coding sequence ATGGAAGAAATCGAGTTATTCCTCGACGATGCAAAAGATACGATGGAAAAGGCGCTCAAGCACTTAGCCATCGAGTTAACCAAAATTCGTGCTGGCAAAGCCAATGCAGGCATGCTAGACGGTATTCAGATCGAGTATTACGGTATGTTGTCGCCTTTGCATACGGTAGCTTCGGTCAACACGCCCGATGCTCGTACCCTCGTTATCAGGCCTTTCGAGAAAAAATTGATTGGTGAAGTAGAAAAGGCTATCCGTAACTCAAACCTCGGCCTGAACCCCAATAATGACGGGGAGCAAATTCGCCTGAGCATCCCGCCCCTGACCGAAGAACGTCGGCGCGATCTCGTTAAGAAGGTGAAGCAGGAAGTAGAAACGGCGAAAATCAACGTTCGTAATATCCGCAAAGACACCAACGACGACATCCGCAAACTAACTAAAGATGGCGTTTCGGAAGATGCCGTAAAAGTGGGCGAGGAGCGCGTTCAGAAACTCACCGACGCCTTCATTGCCCGCATTGAGGAAACGTTTGTCGCAAAGGAAAAAGATATAATGGTGGTATAG
- the pyrH gene encoding UMP kinase, with protein sequence MTSQTKYKRILLKLSGEALAGPNGYNIDPVVLEQYSQEIRQIVDLGVEVAIVIGGGNIFRGVSGERSGIDRVQGDYMGMLATVINAMALQSSFEKHGMYTRVMSAIKMEQVCEPYVRRRAVRHLEKGRVVIFAAGTGSPYFTTDTTASLRAIEIEADVVLKGTKVDGVYTADPMKDKTATRYTTITFDDVYEKKLSVMDLTAFTLCQENNLPIIVFNMNTKGSLLRLVQGDDDQGTLITMKLPE encoded by the coding sequence ATGACATCGCAAACAAAGTATAAACGCATCCTGCTCAAGTTGAGTGGGGAGGCTCTTGCTGGGCCTAACGGATACAACATTGACCCGGTTGTACTGGAGCAATACAGCCAGGAAATTAGACAAATAGTGGACCTGGGTGTTGAAGTAGCTATTGTTATCGGCGGGGGTAATATCTTCCGGGGTGTGTCCGGCGAACGCTCCGGTATCGACCGGGTACAGGGCGATTATATGGGGATGCTTGCCACCGTAATTAACGCGATGGCGCTCCAGAGTTCGTTCGAGAAACACGGCATGTACACCCGCGTTATGTCGGCTATTAAAATGGAGCAGGTTTGCGAACCCTATGTTCGTCGGCGGGCGGTGCGCCACCTCGAAAAAGGACGTGTTGTGATCTTCGCTGCCGGAACAGGAAGCCCTTACTTCACGACAGACACAACGGCCAGTCTGCGGGCTATTGAAATCGAAGCCGATGTGGTGTTAAAGGGTACAAAAGTCGATGGCGTGTACACGGCTGACCCGATGAAAGACAAAACGGCGACCCGGTATACGACCATTACCTTCGACGACGTTTACGAAAAGAAACTAAGCGTTATGGACTTGACGGCCTTTACGCTTTGTCAGGAAAATAACCTGCCAATTATTGTTTTCAATATGAACACAAAGGGGAGTCTGCTTCGCCTTGTTCAGGGCGACGATGATCAGGGAACCCTTATTACAATGAAATTGCCGGAATAA
- a CDS encoding sugar phosphate isomerase/epimerase family protein gives MHPTCSRRQFLKQTALVAGALPLASASFAASMGAAELPLPDIHIFSKHLQFLNYADMADAAASMGFNGVDLTVRPDGHVRPERVEDELPKATDALKKAGLPPKLMTTVVGDAASATDIRVLKTASNAGIQQYRMKWYQYDEKKSIPDAITGFQHQLKALGELNKSLNLIGCYQNHAGLLVGSSVWELWEILKTADSTHTGVQYDIRHATVEGGQSWPNGLRLLRPQIKSIALKDFRWSTRNGVTTVQDVPFGEGMVDVKTYFRFLKKYALNVPVSLHIEYPTGGAEHGATKLSIPQKEVFVAMQRDLRRLKELWLSA, from the coding sequence ATGCATCCTACCTGCTCCCGACGTCAATTCTTAAAGCAAACCGCCCTGGTTGCGGGGGCTCTTCCGCTCGCGTCGGCCAGCTTCGCGGCATCGATGGGGGCGGCAGAATTGCCATTGCCCGATATTCATATTTTTTCGAAACATTTACAGTTTCTGAACTATGCGGATATGGCCGATGCTGCCGCGTCGATGGGGTTTAACGGCGTCGATTTGACCGTTCGGCCCGATGGACATGTTCGGCCGGAGCGCGTGGAGGACGAATTGCCAAAAGCCACAGACGCCCTTAAAAAGGCAGGACTGCCGCCTAAACTCATGACAACCGTTGTGGGTGATGCGGCCAGTGCGACCGATATTCGGGTGCTAAAAACCGCGTCGAATGCAGGCATCCAGCAGTATCGGATGAAATGGTATCAGTACGATGAAAAGAAGTCGATCCCCGATGCTATTACGGGCTTTCAGCACCAATTGAAAGCGCTGGGCGAACTAAACAAATCCCTGAACTTGATAGGTTGTTACCAGAATCATGCTGGTTTGCTGGTTGGTTCGTCGGTTTGGGAACTGTGGGAAATCCTGAAAACAGCTGATTCAACGCATACCGGCGTTCAATATGACATTCGTCACGCTACGGTAGAAGGCGGACAATCATGGCCTAATGGACTGCGCTTGCTTCGGCCCCAAATAAAATCAATTGCCCTTAAAGATTTCAGATGGTCAACCAGGAACGGGGTGACAACGGTGCAGGACGTTCCCTTTGGAGAGGGTATGGTGGACGTCAAAACCTACTTTCGATTCCTGAAGAAATATGCCTTGAATGTGCCTGTCTCTCTGCACATTGAATACCCAACGGGCGGGGCAGAACATGGCGCTACAAAGTTGTCAATTCCGCAGAAAGAAGTTTTCGTAGCCATGCAACGGGATCTAAGACGATTAAAAGAGCTTTGGCTGTCGGCCTGA
- a CDS encoding acetyl-CoA carboxylase biotin carboxyl carrier protein subunit yields MYQTTLNNQSLTIDFTLNGPIVNNEPFTWDLIKISDRTFHILHQDRSYTAEVLEMNAVEKTVSLKINGHIHVVNVKDRFDLLLEKMGMSSAATTKVNELKAPMPGLIVGISVQPGDVISKGDSMLILEAMKMENNLKAPGDGTVKTIRIAKGDRVEKGQVLVEFA; encoded by the coding sequence ATGTACCAGACAACCCTTAACAACCAGTCACTTACCATTGATTTTACGTTAAATGGGCCTATCGTCAACAACGAACCATTTACCTGGGATCTAATTAAAATTTCGGATCGGACTTTCCATATTCTTCATCAGGACCGCTCATATACTGCCGAGGTGCTGGAAATGAACGCGGTCGAAAAAACGGTGAGTCTGAAAATAAACGGCCATATTCATGTCGTGAATGTGAAAGACCGCTTCGATCTTTTGCTCGAAAAAATGGGCATGAGTAGTGCCGCTACAACAAAGGTTAATGAATTAAAAGCGCCTATGCCGGGTCTTATTGTTGGCATAAGTGTTCAGCCGGGCGACGTGATCAGCAAAGGCGATAGTATGCTGATTCTGGAAGCTATGAAGATGGAAAATAACCTCAAAGCACCCGGCGACGGAACCGTGAAAACGATACGTATTGCCAAAGGCGACCGTGTCGAAAAAGGGCAGGTGTTGGTAGAATTTGCCTGA
- a CDS encoding DMT family transporter has product MTIEEPVVIAQKRPVLAWVLLCALALVWGSSFILIKRSLDIFPPEQVGAGRLVFALLFFTPFLARQSRQADVRVAVRHRWVALLASAIVGFVIPAFLFAEAGAHLNSSLAGALNSLSPLFTLILGAVFFSQSLKFRQVAGILLGLAGSLLLVFFSATGSFQINGYALLIVLATICYGLNTNLIGRYLSHLPALISTAWLFAFAGPIALLTLIPTDFLTRVVNAQGNWSLWALVTLGVFGSGLMSIFFNRVMQLASPLFAASVTYLIPIVALLWGVLDGETVYLVQFAGMGVCLLGIWLVNKS; this is encoded by the coding sequence ATGACCATCGAAGAACCCGTTGTTATTGCCCAAAAACGCCCGGTACTGGCGTGGGTGTTATTATGTGCGCTGGCACTGGTTTGGGGAAGTTCATTCATTCTTATCAAGCGAAGTCTCGATATATTTCCGCCCGAACAAGTGGGAGCGGGGCGTCTAGTATTTGCTTTGCTGTTTTTTACCCCTTTTCTGGCTCGACAGAGTCGACAGGCCGATGTCCGGGTGGCTGTTCGGCATCGCTGGGTGGCTCTGCTGGCGTCGGCGATTGTTGGTTTCGTTATTCCCGCGTTCTTATTTGCCGAAGCGGGTGCCCACCTGAATAGTTCGCTGGCGGGGGCACTCAACTCCCTTAGTCCCTTATTTACGCTGATTCTGGGGGCGGTGTTTTTTAGTCAGTCCCTCAAATTTAGACAGGTTGCCGGAATTTTGCTTGGACTCGCAGGTTCCTTACTTCTGGTCTTTTTTAGTGCAACGGGTTCCTTTCAGATTAATGGCTATGCGCTGTTGATTGTTTTGGCAACCATTTGTTACGGACTGAATACCAATCTGATCGGGCGGTATTTAAGTCATTTACCCGCGCTGATATCCACCGCCTGGCTCTTTGCCTTTGCAGGACCTATTGCGCTATTAACCCTCATCCCAACCGATTTCTTAACGCGGGTTGTCAATGCGCAGGGCAATTGGTCATTATGGGCACTGGTTACCCTGGGCGTGTTCGGGTCTGGGCTAATGTCAATTTTCTTCAACCGGGTCATGCAGCTGGCATCGCCCTTATTTGCGGCATCGGTCACCTACCTTATTCCTATTGTGGCTCTATTGTGGGGAGTTCTGGACGGCGAAACGGTTTACCTCGTGCAGTTTGCCGGAATGGGTGTCTGTTTGCTGGGGATTTGGTTAGTAAATAAATCGTAG
- the dusB gene encoding tRNA dihydrouridine synthase DusB, translated as MVNIGTIQLPDFPLLLAPMEDVSDPPFRAVCKANGADLMYTEFISSEGLIRDAAKSVQKLDIFEYERPIGIQLFGSDVETMGECARIASRANPDLIDINYGCPVKQVACRGAGAALLQDIPKMVRMTEAVVKATHLPVTVKTRLGWDESTKNIGEVAERLQDIGIKALTIHGRTRVQMYKGDADWTLIGRIKENSRIQIPIFGNGDIDSPEKALEYKNRYGVDGVMIGRASIGHPWIFNEIKHFVQTGQHLPPPTVADRVAVCRQHLDFSIRWKGEIVGLFEMRRHYANYFKGLPDFKPYRMRLVTTDSYNRVSAILDEIQENYIVEFA; from the coding sequence ATGGTTAATATTGGTACTATACAGCTCCCGGATTTTCCGTTGCTGCTTGCTCCTATGGAGGATGTCAGCGACCCGCCATTTCGCGCGGTTTGTAAAGCAAATGGGGCCGATTTGATGTACACCGAGTTCATTTCGTCGGAAGGACTCATTCGCGACGCGGCCAAAAGCGTTCAGAAGCTAGATATTTTTGAATATGAACGCCCCATTGGCATTCAGCTTTTCGGGTCTGATGTAGAAACGATGGGCGAATGCGCCCGCATCGCTTCCCGCGCTAATCCTGATTTGATTGACATCAATTACGGTTGTCCTGTTAAACAGGTGGCTTGCCGTGGTGCTGGTGCTGCCCTGTTGCAGGATATTCCGAAGATGGTGCGCATGACAGAGGCCGTCGTCAAGGCAACTCACCTGCCCGTAACGGTAAAAACCCGTCTTGGCTGGGATGAAAGCACCAAAAATATTGGTGAAGTCGCCGAACGCTTACAGGATATTGGTATCAAAGCGTTGACCATTCATGGCCGCACGCGTGTACAGATGTATAAAGGCGATGCCGACTGGACATTGATTGGCCGTATCAAAGAAAACTCCCGCATCCAGATTCCAATCTTCGGCAATGGCGATATTGATTCGCCCGAAAAAGCGCTTGAGTACAAAAACCGGTATGGAGTCGATGGGGTAATGATCGGACGGGCCAGCATTGGACATCCCTGGATCTTTAACGAAATCAAGCACTTTGTCCAGACCGGGCAGCATCTGCCCCCGCCAACCGTTGCCGACCGGGTGGCCGTTTGCCGTCAGCACCTCGACTTCTCAATTCGGTGGAAAGGAGAAATAGTCGGGCTGTTTGAAATGCGACGCCATTATGCCAATTATTTCAAAGGTTTACCCGATTTTAAACCCTATCGGATGCGTCTGGTAACAACTGATTCTTATAATAGGGTAAGTGCTATTCTCGACGAAATACAAGAAAATTATATAGTTGAATTCGCTTAA